The Methanosarcinales archaeon genome includes a window with the following:
- a CDS encoding dihydrodipicolinate synthase family protein codes for MVKCKTTQKDIPILLYNIPVLTAVTFPRTVVEDLTYEDSNVVAIKDI; via the coding sequence ATGGTGAAGTGTAAGACAACCCAGAAAGATATCCCAATCCTACTTTATAATATTCCAGTTCTTACTGCAGTCACGTTTCCTAGAACCGTGGTTGAAGATCTGACATATGAAGACAGCAATGTGGTGGCCATAAAGGATATCTAG